GGAGGCGCTATGGCTTTCTTTACTGAATTATTTCCTGATTTAGTATTAGATACATATGACAGTGGTGAGTCAACCAAAAGTTTACTTTCTTTCCTTAACTTAGTAGCCTTAATTTCAATTTTAGGATCTTTCTTATCTCCAATAGTTGGCTTACTAAGTTTATATCTTCTATTCTTATAAATTTTAAATGTATATGACTTATTATTAATTTTTTCAACTTCAAGTTTAGATATATATTTTCTAGGCTTATTTAAATTAGATAAATTAATTAGATAGTTATCATTAAAAGAAATAAATATTTTCCATCCGTTTTTGAATTTACTAATTTTATAATTACTAATTTTTCCTTTATCTAAAAAATCAATATTAAAGCTTGATCCTACTTCTTCTATAGCAATTTCAAACATACCTTCTTTCTTTAACTCTTTAAGAGGTGATATATTATTATTAAGATCAGGACTAATGAGATTTAATCTTTTATTTTCTTTGAGGTATTCATTGGCATTTTTAGTGCTAATTGCACCTTGATCATGTAATTCTTTAATTAATTTTTCTTCAGAAATCAAAGTAGTAGCTGATTTCTGATTCTGATTGGATATTTTGGCCTCAAACAATGAATGTTTATTCATATTTGCTAGCCCTGCCATGGGAGTTGCAAATAATAGGGTTAGCAAAATTAATTTAATTTCAGCTCTTTTGTTCATATAATATCTAGATTGACTATACTTTAACCACTTTCTGCTTCAATGCAATTATGAGGTAAAAGGGCTGATCCAATCCGAGCTAAAACAGCAAAATAGTATTTCAATAATTTTGTTTCTGGTTAGACAGTAACCATTAAGCAGATAACTAAAGACATATCCCGATAAAAAGTCGCTGAATTATCCAAAAGAGCTATAAATATTCAAGAAGAGCTAGTTGAAAAAGGAAATGCACACATCTATGAAAAATATGCAGGTCATTCTAAGTGGATCGAGAAATGAGATATGAAATTACATAATTCTGTTATTGACCTGGGAGTAGGTGCTGCGACTGCTAATTGTTTATCTCTTTTAAAAGTGAATAAGGAGCTTATTTTTGGATCTACTACTTTAGTTGCAGTTTTCATCCAAAAGAACTCTTATTATTTCTCTATTAATAGTGATAAAAAAATCTTCTTCTAGGCTAGGTAGTCAAGATTAACACAAAACAGTAGTTATATATAAACCATGGAATAATCAACTCCTCGCTATCATTAAATCATTGGCTAGAATTTGAAAAGTAAAAAGTTTAAATGATTATAAGACGTACTCATACAAGATTTTTAGGCTCAACTGCATTAAGAAAGGCTTCGTTCAATGGTTCTAAAGAGCTTTGGGTCCAATCAGAGAGAGCGCTTCTCATTCCACAGGATCCATTTCTATAGGCATCTGTCATTTCCTTACCTGATAATTCATGATCACCCGAAAGTAAGTTAAATACTAATTCGGGTTGACTATCATAATTCTCAAGACATCTAGACAATTCTGCAAAGGCAGCTTTCAAAGTTAGCTTCTTCTCTTTCCGGTAAAACTCAAACAATTCTTTAGCAACCTCACCATAGATCTTAGCTCCACTATCAGAGAAAATAGTTTTAGGAGTATTGTCCTGTACTGCCCTCTCTAAAGAGATATTCTTTATTAACTTAATCTCTTTTTCTACTCTCAAAAGTCTTTGTTCAAGAATTTCTTCCGACCCTTTATTAGGTGATTGCTCCAGCAGCTCAGTTACAAAACCTGATAGTGTTTTACCATTCTTGATAGCCTCAGTCTTCAACTCAATCAAAAGCTCTGGGTCGATCTGAATGTTTAACTGAGACCTTTTTTTATCCATTAATATTTTTTTATCTATTATATCTATTTTTCTATAAAAATAAAGATCCTTGAAAAGGACTGGCTCGTTTTTTCATTCAGTTAGATCCAAGGGAAGAAAATCTAATTCACAACAAAATTTCTTAGAATTGGTTACACTTTAATTTCTGTTGCAATACAAATGTATGCAACTGGTTATCAAGGGGGAAACTTTTTCAAACAATCTCATTTAACTGATAACCAAATTTAATATATTCCATTAAAATAGTAAATGATACATATATTAGGTATAGAATAACACAATAAAATTATATAACCTTTTTTATAATATGAAAGGCCTTAAATTTATAAAATATATAAAAATAAATAAGTATTTTTTTATTCTAATAAGCTTATATCTAATTTTCTCAGTTAGCACATATTCAATCTGGCAGTCTAAAAACTATAATAATGTGACAGGGGATGAGCCGCATTATTTAGTAATAGCCAATGGGATTTCTAAGTATCATTCTTTTGAACAAACTAAACCATATCAAGAAGAATTTATTACCCGAGAAATATATGCACCTGGTTTGAATTCTGCTAATAAAAACTCAATTCCACAACCAGATAATACACATGCAGTAATGGGGCCTAATGGTTTATTTAATGTACACAATATTGGTCTCCCATTGCTATTAGCAATTCCTTTTAAAATTTCTGGAGTTCAAGGCTGCAAGGCTTTTATGATATTGAATGGTGGATTTATTATTTTTTCTATTTGGAATATTCTATCTTTACTTTGTCCTAATGAAAATATTAGATTTTTAGCAACAATACCTTTAGCGATTTCAAACCCATTAATTTTCGCCTCAAATCAAATTTATCCTGAATTACCAGCAGCCTCTATTTCATTAATTGGTATATATTGGATTGTTTTAGAAAGAAAGAAAGATCTATCAAAAATAAATATTGATTGGTTTACTTTTATTAGTATTTCCTTTTTACCTTGGCTTCATATTAAGTATTTGACGACATTAATAATACTTTTAACTTTTATGGTATTTATTCTTATCAGATACAATAAAAATAAAAAAAGATTATTATATTTATCTATTCCTACAATTCTTTCCTTTCTACTTTTATTTTGGTATAATCATTATGCATTTGGCAATATCACAGGTCCATACAATCAATGGACTAAGTATGGTAATAATATTGAGTTCTCATGGAAGGCTATAACTGTTTTCTTTGGATTATTATTTGATCAAGAACAAGGTATTTTCTTACAAAATCCGATAAATCTTTTAGGTTTGATTTCTATTGGATTATTATATAAAAAAAATAAGATAATTTGTTTAACAATTGCATTAGTTTCCTTATCATCGATCTTTATAAATAGTATTCATCCGGCTTGGTATGGAGGATATTCTCTTATTGGAAGATTTGGGTGGACTGGAGGAATTATTTTTATGCTTTATGCTGGATATTTTCTAATATGGATTGGCCTAATAAATAAGAAATTACTAATACTTATAAGTAGTATATCTATAGCTATAGCAATACATATTTATAAGCTATTTACAATTGACTCTTTACATCTTTATAATTTAGAAAACAATCCTAATTCAAGTCGTTTATATAGCTATCTTGGTAATCAGCTTCCTTCTTGGATGGAAGCTGATAAAGTGATTTTTCATACGCCAAACTTAATTTTTTTACTCCTCTCTATTTTACTTTTATATAGTGGCTTTATTATTAATAATATCATTGATAAAGAATTAGAATCTGAAAAGATCTCTATTAATAAAAGATAAATAAATAAATAAATTAGAGCTCAGAACATAGTACCAGAATTTTCTTCGTGAAGTTGAACCCTTGAAATCAAAAGCTCTTTTCCATGCCTCGGTAAAAGAAGTTAGCAGTATCAATTCAAGCTAATGTTATTAAAACGTGCTTAAGCAAATTTCTCAACATATGTCTTTCCAGATTTTAACTATCTAGTTCTATGGATAAAACATTAAAAATTAAAGATGAATTTATATAAAGCTATCTCCTCAGGATTATCAAATAATTCTGTTTCTATTATCTAAACCTATATGGAGATGGTTTTTCTCTAGAGATACAACCACTAACACAATTGATGTTTATTGGAGCATGAAAACGTGAGTCATCACCTTCTATTTCTACTGAACCACTAATTTTTATTGTTTGATCATATGCACTTACTGTCATTGGTAGTGTTCCAATGCTTAAAGCAAGAGCAAAAATTGATGCTGGGGTAGCAAGTCTTAGAAGGGTTTCCCTATCCATTAAAAAAGAAGAACTATTATTTTTATAATAGTTAGAAATAAAAATCATTAACAAAACAATTGGAATGATGCAACTCTTGCTCAAACGACTGGATCAGGAGCAGGACTTGCGGAAATTCCTATCCCTTCATGTAATTAATATAGTTTTTAAAGCACCAATCAATACTTTAAAGAATCCAACTGTTCGATCAATTTTATTGAAATATAAACAAAGCTTGACCAAGCTCTCTGTTTAAGAAGTTTAAATATGGGTTCTAAAAACACTTCTCAAGAGTAATCATTTTTTAGAAATTGTGTTGTGGGAATTAGAGATGGTGTTTTGGCAATGGAAATCAATATATCAACATGTCTCAAGATGTTGTGAGAAGTATTTTTAGTCAAAGATTTAGATATTTACTAAATAAATTTAATTTCTAAATTTTGTCAAATAAGTTTTTTTAAAATTACATTTATTAATTTTTCAGAAGAAGATCTCCAAGAAAAGTTATTATGAATTATTTCAGCATTTAGCAAAGCTTGCTCCTTAACAAGCTTCCAATTATCAACAATTAGTATCATTTTACTTGCTAAATCCTTGATATCCGGTTTTGCCCATTTAACAATAATATCTTCTTTGTATTTATTGTACTTAAGGAACAATTTATCCTCTATTAATTCTTTTTTAAATTTAAGGTCAGAGTATAATTGATTGCAGTACTTTAAGTATTCTGTTTGTCCACTATAGTTAGTAGCGATATAAGGGATGCCACAAGAAATTGCCTCAATAAGTGGAAGTCCCCAACCTTCGCCCTTACTTGGAAATAAAAAACAATTAGCAGATCTATAAAATTGTGCCATCAATTCAACTTTAAGATAACTCCCGGCGGGTTCACTCTTTACTATTTCTATTTGGTGTCTGCGATCAGATTTTATCAACTCAGAAGCTTGTTCAAGTGCATTAGATAAAAACAGGTTATCTAGCTTTAATAGCAATCTATAATTTGAATCTTTTGAAAAACTTAATTCAAATGCTTCGATAATTTCCTTATAACTTTTTCGAGCTTCATATTTTCCAACTGCCACAAAAATAAATGGATCTCCTTCTTTCATTGGTAATTTTGAGTTCCATGAATGAAATATTATTGGGTCTACACCGAGGGGGACAACTTCTACTTTTTCTTGTGCTATTTCCGAACATAAAATTTCAGCGCCCCATTTTGAAGGAGTAAGAACTAAGTCATATTCATTTAAAATCTCTTTAACTCCTAAAGGTAAAACTTCTGTCTCAAACATAGTATATATAACTTTATAGCCAGGGAGCTCAATTTCTAATAATTGTCTATCTAAACCATGTGTTAGATGTATATTGATAAAATTAAATTTATTTCTATTTAAATTAAGCTGCTCACATGTTTTGCTAAATTTAACATTATCCCTGGGATCAGAAACAATGACTTGAAAAAGATTATTAGGTAATATTAATTCTAATTCCTTTTTGAAGTTTAATGCACAGACCCCATAACCAATTCTTGGATCAGGGCTGCAAATAAAATGAATAATTAATTTCATATTTCAATTAGATATTGAAAATCTTAAGCTCAGAAATATTGGCTAAATCTTACCTTATTGACTAGAAAAATTAACTAACAAATCGAAGCGAAGCATTTCTCAGTCTCATCTGCCTCAAAAACAGGGCTAGACTTAGCTATAAATGTCTAAAAATTCATTCAAATGTCAGAAAAAGTTAAAACAGTCCCAATGAGACATGGAGGAAATAAGTACTTTTTTAGGTACATAATGAGTTTATGAATAAGCAAACCAAATACCCAAGTTTATTTGACCAGGCTTTAGCCATAGCGATCGACGAAGGTAAGATTGAATCCTCAAAAGAGGCTGCTCCTTTTCAAAGTGGAATTGTGGGAGAGAATTATCTTCTGTTTTCTAAACAACGAAAACTTATAAAAAGTATCCCACTAGAAAAACTCAAAAGGAATACTCGTATCGTCCGTAATACGAATAAGGCTCAGGGGTGTTTTGCAAATTCTTTAGTTGTAACAGCTATCCTTGCTTTCCTCTCAATGCTTGCCCTTCCTAAATTCGAAGGCATATCTGAAAAAGCAAAATCGGCAGCCGCTAGGAATACAATTGCAACCATGGCAAAATCATGTGCTGTAAAGATAGCTGATGCGGGAACAGGCACTATCATTGTTCCTGAAATTCAAGGCTATAAATCAAAGAAAAAGAATATTGCCGGCTTCTATTTAGGAAATAATAGAAAAATATCAGGTACAAGTATTGTCTGTCCGACGACAGGAGAAATAAAACTTATATCCGAGAACGAGTGGAAGCATCCCTCATACTCTTATAACTTTGAAACAGGTAAAAAAACATGTATTGCTGACTCTGGATCATATGCTGAGCAGTGGGGTTGCTTGAATGGCGAATGGTGATAGATATAAACCCACGATACTTATTTTTCGCGCCAATCCTTATTGAATACAGTCTCACTCGTCTCAAAATCATAGTCAATATATCCCAAGAACACCTAAATATTAGAATAAAAGTTAGAATTTGTTCTAACATGATATTTGAGAACCATTGGTATAACAAGCCTACTATACGTTGAATAAAAACTCCATCACGTCCAGTTATACCAGTTGATTACAAGCAAAAATCAGAGTTAGACATAAACACGAAAAAGTTAGACAAAGTTAGACAGCCAGACGAGCCATCTTGATATTCCAATAAGTCTTTGAACTGAACTATCATTAAAATTCTTTCGGAAAGAATGGTTACGCGAACCCTCGCCCTCTGGATTTAGTGACATCACCCACCGTTAAGAAGTGAGTTTTATCACTGCCAACGTCATAAAGAGTGTAATTAGCTCCTGCTCCAATTCCTATCACTGCACGTTTAGGAAGAGTATGTTCCTGGTTTCGTTTTCCATTTAAATCTTTTACTTTTGAGTCAACTACAGCATCAGTCAACTCAAGATGAAATTGCTGTTTACTTCTAGCTGTGAATAATCTATTCACATTAAGGCGGGTAATTCGATCAAGAAGAGTAAGTGGAGGTGTTTGCATTGTCAGAATGTCTCCTACATCTTTTGAGCTTCCGTGAATCAAACCACAATCAAGTTCTACAAATCCAAATTGTAGTGATGATATCCATCCCAAATAATATGGATCTACAGCATTCATAAGAGCATTGACAGCATCGTCTCCTTTATTGAGTCGTAACGCATCTGCCTTTCTCTCCCCACGGTAACCTGATTCTGCCAATAATTGTTCCTCCCACCAGCCATAGATACAGTGAGGTTTCAAATCACCACGATGAGGATTTACTAATCTATTTAAAAGTGCATCACAATTCTTATCTGGTCCTACAACGTCTCCCAAAACAAAAAGAGTTATATCTCCGCGAGTATTTTTTAAATCTTTTTGAATCAATTCATAAGTCTCAAGATCACCCATAAGACCACTTAAAAGTGCCCAACGTTCAATCATCGTTCGCACACATGGCTAGCATCTTCAGCCAGTTCAGCAAATTCAAAACCGTTGCTCAAACGCCATGCAAACACATGGGGTAGACCAGCCTCAATAATTGCCTCACATGTTCGATCAATGTCGTAAGCAACTTCTCTAATCTCAATATCATTCTTTATATCGTCATGAATAACATAGGTAGCATTTACTCCTCCATGACGAGGTTCTCCGACAGATCCAGCATTTACAATTCTTCTAAAAGGTAAAGTCATTTTTGTATCTTCTCTTTCACGATCGGAAGCATTTTTAATATTTACGCGAATTGATCCATTCCCTAATTCACGTACATATGGGAGATGAGTATGACCGCAAAACAAAGTATCGGCTCCACTCATCTCAACTCGTTCTAATGCTGCGAATGCATCCATATCTGGAAGCAGATACTCATGCTGACTGTTGGGACTTCCATGTACGAATAACGATCTACCTCTTCTAATCGAGGTTGGGAGACTAGCTAGAAATTCTTTGTTTTCATCAGTCAACTTCTCCGTTGTCCATTGATGAGCCATATGTCCTCGCCTTTCTGCAAGCTGAGATGGATAGCTGCAATCACAAGCATCAAGACCATCAATTATGTCTTCATCCCAGCAACCCTGACAGGTTTCTATCTTCCTATCTCTAATAAGCTCAACAACTTCATTTGGCTGAGGACCATAGCCAACAAGATCGCCAAGACATGTAATGGTCTCAATTCCTTGCCGATCAATATCAGCTAGCACAGCTTCCACTGCTGAAAGATTGGCATGTAAACAAGAAATTACTGCGTGATTCATATCGTCAAGTTGAATAACTTGGCTGCATTTGTGTATCTCTAAGAGGGGCTTGATGAAGCTCCAAAACTGAATCATTCAAGAGACAAAGCTGAATAGTTGATTCAATTCCTACGGGGTCAAGATTTTTCCCTTGAACAACAAGTTCAGATATTGTTGTAGGTCTACCACTAGGAGGTGAGACAGTATTAAGAGGTAAAAATTGCGAACCTTTTTGGCTAACAATCCAGTTAAAGAACATAGATCTACCATCGGGGATATTCATCAAGGCTTTAGCTCTATAAACATCTCCATAAGCACCATTTACCAGCTCGAACCAAAAGGTATTAAGACTAGGTGGATCCCAAACATTCCGATGAAGCTTGAACCTGCATGATTCAATTTGATTGAAATTTAATGTGTCATTAATGGGTAATTCCCTATCACGTCCAAAATGAAGGTATTTATCTGGTTCGAGGTTTAAAGTTGCAAGTTGTTTGATTACGCGCGGATCAATTCCAGCCAAACCAAGCTCTTTAGGAATTCGAAACTGAGGAAGCTCAATCAATATAAAAGAATCATCTTGATGCGAAATAGAGTCTGCACTGGACCTTGATAAATCTATTAATTGAGGAATTTGATCTTTAAGAAAGGCATAGTCAATATCTGTAGAAGCTACTTGCTGTAGATCAATATCTCCGTAACCAGATAGACGCAAAAAGCCACAACGACCTTTGCGTGACTTGAGATTATTAAGAATCCAATTCGTTTTACCACAGCCTGGCGATCCTGAAATCAGCCACGTATTGCTGCCCATACAGCACACAAATCAATGTATAGAAATATACACTGGACATGAAAACGATAATCATTATTGTTTTGCTACCTAGATATTTAATTATTGAGACTCCCTGTCTCAAAAAAAAACTTTCCCGTCTCAAAAAGTTATAAAAAAAAAGGTTAGACAAGCGTTTTGTCTAATCCTTGAGAATCCTTGGTATAACTAAACTTCTAGACGTTGGATAAAAACCCCATAACGTCCAGTCATACCAATTGATTACAAGCTTTCATTTGCCGATGACATAGCTGTGGAGATATTCATGAAGACCAAGTAGACTGGTTGCGCTTAGACCTACACGATCTATATTATATATATAATTTATTAAAAATAGACTATATATATAGGCATGGAAGAAGTTTCGCCTAAAGGTAATCAAATAGATATTCCTTGCACTGAGACAATCACTATTCCAATACCGATTGCTCAGAAAGAAATAAAAACGTATCTGTCTA
The sequence above is drawn from the Prochlorococcus marinus XMU1408 genome and encodes:
- a CDS encoding glycosyltransferase family 4 protein translates to MKLIIHFICSPDPRIGYGVCALNFKKELELILPNNLFQVIVSDPRDNVKFSKTCEQLNLNRNKFNFINIHLTHGLDRQLLEIELPGYKVIYTMFETEVLPLGVKEILNEYDLVLTPSKWGAEILCSEIAQEKVEVVPLGVDPIIFHSWNSKLPMKEGDPFIFVAVGKYEARKSYKEIIEAFELSFSKDSNYRLLLKLDNLFLSNALEQASELIKSDRRHQIEIVKSEPAGSYLKVELMAQFYRSANCFLFPSKGEGWGLPLIEAISCGIPYIATNYSGQTEYLKYCNQLYSDLKFKKELIEDKLFLKYNKYKEDIIVKWAKPDIKDLASKMILIVDNWKLVKEQALLNAEIIHNNFSWRSSSEKLINVILKKLI
- a CDS encoding type II secretion system protein produces the protein MNKQTKYPSLFDQALAIAIDEGKIESSKEAAPFQSGIVGENYLLFSKQRKLIKSIPLEKLKRNTRIVRNTNKAQGCFANSLVVTAILAFLSMLALPKFEGISEKAKSAAARNTIATMAKSCAVKIADAGTGTIIVPEIQGYKSKKKNIAGFYLGNNRKISGTSIVCPTTGEIKLISENEWKHPSYSYNFETGKKTCIADSGSYAEQWGCLNGEW
- a CDS encoding phosphoesterase yields the protein MIERWALLSGLMGDLETYELIQKDLKNTRGDITLFVLGDVVGPDKNCDALLNRLVNPHRGDLKPHCIYGWWEEQLLAESGYRGERKADALRLNKGDDAVNALMNAVDPYYLGWISSLQFGFVELDCGLIHGSSKDVGDILTMQTPPLTLLDRITRLNVNRLFTARSKQQFHLELTDAVVDSKVKDLNGKRNQEHTLPKRAVIGIGAGANYTLYDVGSDKTHFLTVGDVTKSRGRGFA
- a CDS encoding metallophosphoesterase family protein, encoding MNHAVISCLHANLSAVEAVLADIDRQGIETITCLGDLVGYGPQPNEVVELIRDRKIETCQGCWDEDIIDGLDACDCSYPSQLAERRGHMAHQWTTEKLTDENKEFLASLPTSIRRGRSLFVHGSPNSQHEYLLPDMDAFAALERVEMSGADTLFCGHTHLPYVRELGNGSIRVNIKNASDREREDTKMTLPFRRIVNAGSVGEPRHGGVNATYVIHDDIKNDIEIREVAYDIDRTCEAIIEAGLPHVFAWRLSNGFEFAELAEDASHVCER
- a CDS encoding GTP-binding protein, with amino-acid sequence MGSNTWLISGSPGCGKTNWILNNLKSRKGRCGFLRLSGYGDIDLQQVASTDIDYAFLKDQIPQLIDLSRSSADSISHQDDSFILIELPQFRIPKELGLAGIDPRVIKQLATLNLEPDKYLHFGRDRELPINDTLNFNQIESCRFKLHRNVWDPPSLNTFWFELVNGAYGDVYRAKALMNIPDGRSMFFNWIVSQKGSQFLPLNTVSPPSGRPTTISELVVQGKNLDPVGIESTIQLCLLNDSVLELHQAPLRDTQMQPSYST